Proteins co-encoded in one Hyla sarda isolate aHylSar1 chromosome 4, aHylSar1.hap1, whole genome shotgun sequence genomic window:
- the CSNK1A1 gene encoding casein kinase I isoform X5, with amino-acid sequence MDLLGPSLEDLFNFCSRRFTMKTVLMLADQMISRIEYVHTKNFIHRDIKPDNFLMGIGRHCNKCFESPVGKRKRSMTVSTSQDPSFSGLNQLFLIDFGLAKKYRDNRTRQHIPYREDKNLTGTARYASINAHLGIEQSRRDDMESLGYVLMYFNRTSLPWQGLKAATKKQKYEKISEKKMSTPVEVLCKGFPAEFAMYLNYCRGLRFEEAPDYMYLRQLFRILFRTLNHQYDYTFDWTMLKQKAAQQAASSSGQGQQAQTPTGKQTDKSKSNMKGF; translated from the exons ATGGATTTGCTGGGGCCAAGTCTCGAGGATCTCTTCAATTTTTGTTCACGCAGGTTCACTATGAAAACTGTGCTTATGTTAGCAGACCAG ATGATCAGTAGAATTGAATATGTGCACACAAAGAATTTTATACACAGAGACATCAAGCCAGACAACTTCCTAATGGGCATCGGACGTCATTGTAATAAG TGTTTCGAATCTCCAGTGGGGAAGAGGAAAAGAAGCATGACTGTTAGTACTTCTCAGGACCCATCTTTCTCAGGATTAAACCAG TTATTCCTTATAGACTTTGGTCTGGCCAAAAAGTACAGAGACAACAGAACAAGGCAGCACATACCGTACAGAGAAGACAAAAACTTGACTGGCACAGCCCGCTACGCCAGTATCAATGCCCACTTAGGAATTGAGCAGAG TCGCCGGGATGACATGGAGTCTCTAGGTTATGTGCTAATGTATTTCAACAGAACCAGCCTTCCTTGGCAGGGATTGAAG GCAGCAACCAAGAAACAAAAATACGAAAAGATCAGTGAAAAGAAGATGTCTACTCCTGTTGAGGTTTTGTGTAAG GGATTTCCTGCAGAATTTGCTATGTATCTTAATTACTGTCGTGGACTGCGTTTTGAGGAGGCACCAGACTACATGTATCTGAGGCAGCTCTTCCGAATTTTGTTCAG AACCTTGAATCACCAATACGACTACACATTTGACTGGACAATGTTGAAGCAGAAGGCAGCTCAGCAAGCGGCCTCCTCCAGTGGGCAGGGCCAGCAAGCCCAAACCCCCACAGGCAAGCAAACTGACAAATCCAAGAGTAACATGAAAG GATTTTGA